One Natronolimnobius sp. AArcel1 DNA window includes the following coding sequences:
- the acs gene encoding acetate--CoA ligase, producing MTQEEVSLEARLEEQAAFDPPESFVEQANVSDPAVYEEFEENWPECWERAADLLSWDRDYDTVLDDDDGPFYEWFTGGELNASANCLDRHVEDGAKNRAAIKWEGELGETRTYTYGELLNEVESFAATLRDLGVEEDDVVTLYMPMIPELPVAMLACARIGAPHSVVFAGFSADALATRMNAADSEYLVTCDGYYRRGDALDHISKANEGLAGVEHEVSDVVVVDRLGDALTHSLADNQHDYDELVAEHAGASVEPVSRDAEDMLFLMYTSGTTGEPKGVKHTTGGYLSYAAWTSHSVLDIKPEDTYWCSADIGWITGHSYIVYGPLALGTTTMMYEGTPDYPDKDRLWEIIERNRVDIFYTAPTAIRAFMKWGQQYPDEHDLSSLRLLGTVGEPINPRAWKWYYKHIGNESCPIVDTWWQTETGGMMITTLPAINTMKPGSAGPPLPGIDARVVDAEGEEVEAGKAGYVTVDKPWPGMLRTLYNNDERFINEYWQEYSDPDNDEWVYFPEDGAKIDDDGYITILGRVDDVINVSGHRLGTMEIESAVVGVEGIAEAAVVGGDHEVKGEAVYVYAIPEDGYEGGDDLEAKAEDAINDSIGPIARPESVIFTPELPKTRSGKIMRRLLEDIASGNDLGSTSTLRNPDVVDEIEAKVQDE from the coding sequence ATGACACAGGAGGAAGTTAGTCTCGAGGCACGACTCGAAGAGCAGGCGGCGTTCGACCCGCCCGAGTCGTTCGTCGAGCAGGCAAACGTGTCGGATCCGGCGGTGTATGAGGAGTTCGAAGAGAACTGGCCCGAGTGCTGGGAGCGGGCGGCTGACCTGCTGTCGTGGGACCGCGACTACGACACCGTTCTCGATGACGACGATGGGCCGTTCTACGAGTGGTTCACAGGTGGGGAGCTAAACGCCTCTGCGAACTGTTTGGACCGCCACGTCGAAGATGGGGCAAAGAATCGGGCGGCGATCAAGTGGGAGGGCGAACTGGGCGAAACGCGGACGTACACCTACGGCGAGTTGTTGAACGAGGTCGAATCGTTCGCGGCGACGCTGCGTGACCTCGGCGTCGAAGAAGATGACGTCGTCACGCTGTACATGCCGATGATCCCCGAGTTGCCGGTCGCGATGCTCGCGTGTGCCCGCATCGGCGCGCCACACAGCGTCGTCTTTGCCGGCTTTTCGGCGGACGCGCTCGCGACGCGGATGAACGCCGCAGACAGCGAGTATCTCGTTACCTGTGATGGGTACTACCGCCGCGGCGACGCACTCGACCACATCTCGAAGGCCAACGAAGGCCTCGCTGGCGTCGAACACGAGGTATCCGACGTCGTTGTCGTCGACCGACTGGGCGATGCGCTGACGCATTCGCTCGCGGACAACCAGCACGATTACGACGAGTTGGTTGCGGAGCATGCTGGCGCATCGGTCGAGCCAGTCTCTCGTGACGCCGAGGACATGCTGTTCCTGATGTACACGTCGGGAACGACGGGCGAGCCGAAGGGTGTCAAACACACCACGGGTGGCTACCTCTCGTACGCCGCCTGGACGAGTCACTCGGTGCTGGACATCAAGCCTGAGGACACCTACTGGTGTTCCGCGGATATCGGCTGGATTACCGGCCACTCCTACATCGTCTACGGCCCGCTCGCACTCGGGACGACGACGATGATGTACGAGGGGACGCCCGATTACCCCGACAAGGACCGGCTGTGGGAGATCATCGAGCGCAACCGCGTCGATATCTTCTACACCGCCCCAACCGCGATTCGCGCGTTCATGAAGTGGGGCCAGCAGTACCCAGACGAACACGACCTCTCGAGTCTGCGGCTGCTCGGGACGGTCGGGGAGCCGATCAACCCGCGCGCGTGGAAGTGGTACTACAAACACATCGGCAACGAGTCCTGCCCCATCGTCGATACCTGGTGGCAGACCGAAACCGGCGGGATGATGATCACGACGCTGCCGGCGATCAACACGATGAAACCCGGCTCTGCCGGCCCGCCGCTGCCGGGCATCGACGCACGGGTCGTCGACGCCGAAGGCGAGGAGGTCGAGGCCGGCAAAGCGGGCTATGTGACGGTCGATAAGCCGTGGCCGGGCATGCTCCGAACGCTGTACAACAACGACGAGCGGTTCATCAACGAGTACTGGCAGGAGTATTCAGACCCCGACAACGACGAGTGGGTGTACTTCCCCGAAGACGGCGCGAAAATCGACGACGACGGCTATATCACGATTTTGGGCCGCGTCGACGACGTGATCAACGTCTCCGGCCACCGCCTCGGAACCATGGAGATCGAATCCGCCGTTGTCGGCGTCGAAGGGATCGCAGAGGCCGCCGTTGTTGGTGGTGACCACGAGGTCAAAGGCGAGGCGGTCTACGTCTACGCGATTCCCGAAGACGGCTACGAGGGTGGCGACGACCTCGAGGCCAAGGCCGAAGACGCGATCAACGACTCGATTGGGCCGATTGCACGGCCAGAGAGCGTGATCTTCACACCCGAACTGCCGAAAACGCGCTCAGGGAAGATCATGCGCCGCCTGCTCGAGGATATCGCAAGCGGCAACGACCTCGGGAGTACGTCGACGCTGCGCAATCCCGATGTCGTCGACGAGATCGAAGCGAAGGTACAGGACGAGTAA
- a CDS encoding amphi-Trp domain-containing protein, which yields MAETTANTDDLSRDEAADLLQGLAHELRGTGDANIRIGNKTLTLQPSSTVEYEIEAEERSPMLGGNREAVSVTVSWELEDTGAE from the coding sequence ATGGCTGAAACCACGGCAAACACGGACGACCTCTCACGCGACGAAGCAGCAGACCTCCTCCAGGGACTTGCACACGAACTCCGTGGCACCGGTGATGCAAACATCCGAATCGGCAACAAGACGCTGACACTCCAGCCCAGTTCAACAGTCGAGTACGAAATCGAAGCCGAAGAGCGCTCGCCGATGCTCGGTGGCAACCGCGAGGCGGTGTCGGTGACCGTCAGCTGGGAACTTGAGGACACCGGGGCGGAGTGA
- the cheY gene encoding chemotaxis protein CheY gives MSTGVLIVDDSHFMRNLLRQILEQDHRILGEASNGAEAVKLYKEHEPDIVMMDIVMPKCNGIKATAAIKKIDPSARVIMCTSVGQREKMKLAVKAGADGYVTKPFEEPSVRKALTDVVAA, from the coding sequence ATGTCGACAGGGGTGCTCATCGTAGACGACTCACATTTTATGCGGAATCTATTGCGGCAGATTCTCGAACAGGACCACCGCATTCTGGGTGAGGCGTCGAACGGGGCTGAGGCAGTCAAGTTGTACAAAGAACACGAACCCGATATCGTGATGATGGACATCGTCATGCCCAAATGCAACGGCATCAAGGCAACGGCAGCCATCAAGAAAATAGACCCGAGCGCCCGTGTGATTATGTGCACGAGCGTCGGACAGCGCGAGAAGATGAAACTCGCCGTCAAAGCCGGGGCGGACGGCTACGTGACGAAACCCTTTGAGGAGCCAAGCGTCAGGAAAGCCCTCACGGACGTCGTTGCTGCATGA
- a CDS encoding DUF5803 family protein, translating to MNRRLVLAVIAVGFLVGLAGCSMIFGGISDEDLDQEQDYDDLRDSDADVAIDIEGGGLISSSEFRAVYDLNETDDLSLYRTSFYRDEALDIHSVRYWYPNNGTEVTGSDLEIDQGRSSTDVQVPDGNGTLAFSGSGGSQTFQLPAYTHGSYELTLPEDHRTSNFLFGDVNPGGYDRDISDNREQLTWDHVDSTLSVRFYQTRDIPLFIGLVVTAVVLGGIGVAYYYRKVQRLQEERKEMGLDIDIDDDSDDGPPPGLR from the coding sequence ATGAATCGCCGACTCGTTCTCGCAGTGATCGCGGTCGGCTTCCTTGTCGGCTTAGCTGGCTGTTCGATGATCTTCGGCGGCATCTCCGACGAGGACCTCGATCAGGAGCAAGACTACGACGACCTGCGCGACAGCGACGCCGACGTGGCGATCGATATCGAAGGTGGCGGCCTCATCAGCAGCAGTGAGTTCCGCGCCGTTTACGATCTCAACGAAACTGACGACCTCTCGCTGTATCGGACCAGTTTCTATCGGGACGAAGCACTCGACATCCACAGCGTCCGGTATTGGTACCCTAACAATGGCACCGAAGTAACCGGCTCGGACCTCGAGATAGATCAAGGCCGCTCGAGTACGGACGTACAGGTTCCAGATGGGAACGGGACGCTTGCGTTCTCGGGGAGTGGCGGCAGCCAGACGTTCCAGTTGCCGGCGTACACCCACGGCTCGTACGAACTCACGTTGCCCGAAGACCATCGAACGTCGAACTTCCTGTTCGGCGACGTGAATCCGGGTGGCTATGACCGCGACATTAGCGATAATCGCGAGCAGTTGACCTGGGATCACGTCGATAGTACGCTCTCAGTGCGATTCTATCAGACGCGGGATATCCCACTGTTCATCGGGCTGGTCGTCACTGCTGTGGTCCTTGGCGGAATCGGGGTCGCCTACTACTACCGAAAGGTACAGCGACTCCAAGAAGAGCGCAAAGAGATGGGCCTCGATATCGATATCGACGACGATTCTGACGATGGTCCGCCGCCCGGACTCCGGTAG
- a CDS encoding cation acetate symporter, producing the protein MLGLLEPVLLETALDVGDFKLVPALTVAAMLALFLGVGYFFRVAAVDELWVAGRSIGSIENGMAIGANWMSAASYLGVAALIATLGYFGLAYVVGWTTGYFILLIFMAAQFRRFGKYTAPDFVGDRFYSDWARGIAAFTTLAIAFTYAIGQASGMGLMAQYIFGISYEMGVILLMAVTIGYVALSGMLGTTKNMAIQYIILIIAFTLGLYATGWTEGWSTALPYLEAGSQVAEAASLEAQFVEPFASVGYYGWIALAFSLIVGTCGLPHVLVRFYTVDNERTARWSTVWGLFFICLLYWGTATYAAFGGLLYDSEVSGGDGFTGMAGEEADALVVLTTQLAGLPEWLVGLVAAGAVAAALATTAGLFITASSAAAHDIYTNLYKDNATQREQMVVGRLTILGIGVLVTLIGLNPPALIGELVAMSFAIAGSVFFPVFFLGLWWEHTTREGAITGMLTGIVISFGAILNDTAIPMYTGVEEAVIPALATWLPGTSSALVGVPVVFAVIIVVSILTEEPPEDVKRLVRQCHSPEPMSRMETAEDVATDGGTDDSVATDGGVDTDTEAE; encoded by the coding sequence ATGTTAGGATTGCTCGAGCCAGTGCTCCTCGAGACGGCGCTCGATGTTGGTGACTTTAAACTCGTTCCGGCGCTGACGGTGGCTGCAATGCTGGCACTGTTCCTTGGTGTTGGCTACTTCTTCCGCGTAGCTGCAGTCGACGAACTATGGGTTGCCGGTCGCTCGATCGGGTCGATTGAAAACGGGATGGCGATTGGGGCTAACTGGATGAGTGCAGCCTCGTACCTCGGCGTCGCAGCATTAATCGCGACGCTTGGGTACTTCGGGCTTGCCTACGTCGTCGGCTGGACGACAGGGTACTTCATCCTCCTGATCTTCATGGCGGCGCAGTTCCGCCGATTCGGGAAGTACACCGCGCCCGACTTCGTCGGCGACCGATTCTACTCCGACTGGGCGCGCGGCATAGCCGCGTTCACCACGCTCGCCATTGCGTTTACCTACGCGATTGGGCAGGCAAGCGGCATGGGACTGATGGCCCAGTACATCTTCGGCATCTCCTACGAGATGGGCGTGATTCTGCTGATGGCCGTCACCATCGGCTACGTCGCTCTTTCCGGCATGTTGGGGACGACGAAGAACATGGCCATCCAGTACATCATCCTCATCATCGCGTTCACGCTCGGTCTCTACGCGACCGGCTGGACGGAAGGCTGGTCTACTGCCCTTCCGTATCTGGAGGCCGGTTCCCAGGTCGCTGAGGCAGCCAGCCTCGAGGCACAGTTCGTTGAACCGTTCGCGAGTGTGGGCTACTACGGCTGGATCGCACTGGCCTTTAGCCTGATCGTTGGTACCTGTGGACTCCCGCACGTCCTCGTGCGTTTCTATACGGTCGATAACGAGCGGACCGCCCGCTGGTCGACCGTCTGGGGCCTGTTCTTCATCTGCCTGCTGTACTGGGGTACTGCGACGTACGCCGCGTTCGGTGGGCTACTCTACGATAGCGAAGTCAGCGGCGGCGACGGCTTTACCGGTATGGCTGGTGAGGAGGCCGACGCGCTGGTCGTCCTCACGACCCAACTCGCGGGACTGCCAGAATGGCTCGTTGGTCTGGTCGCAGCAGGCGCGGTCGCAGCCGCGCTGGCGACGACCGCAGGGCTGTTCATCACGGCCTCGTCGGCAGCAGCTCACGACATCTACACGAACCTTTACAAGGACAACGCAACCCAGCGTGAGCAGATGGTCGTCGGTCGTTTGACGATCCTCGGTATCGGTGTACTCGTGACCCTCATCGGGCTCAACCCGCCAGCGCTGATCGGTGAACTCGTCGCGATGTCGTTCGCCATCGCTGGCTCCGTCTTCTTCCCAGTCTTCTTCCTCGGGCTCTGGTGGGAGCACACGACTCGAGAAGGTGCTATCACCGGCATGCTCACCGGCATCGTCATCTCGTTCGGTGCGATTCTCAACGACACCGCGATTCCGATGTACACGGGCGTCGAAGAAGCCGTGATCCCGGCACTTGCGACGTGGCTCCCAGGCACGTCCTCTGCACTCGTGGGCGTGCCGGTCGTCTTCGCCGTGATCATCGTCGTCTCGATTCTCACGGAGGAGCCACCGGAGGATGTCAAACGCCTCGTCCGGCAGTGTCACAGCCCAGAACCGATGAGCCGCATGGAAACCGCCGAAGACGTGGCAACTGACGGCGGCACCGACGATTCCGTCGCCACTGACGGCGGCGTCGACACCGACACGGAGGCTGAGTAA
- a CDS encoding DUF2110 family protein → MVVLATKLYVDGDAQDRALDSLRSLVGNEITDLDVEYEVGLRHDDFPTVTIDGDDAVVARNVLREEFGEIVTDLEDGEVYTGTLISWDEDGFVLDAGQAIELSTDDLGLGPGTGIQIRDRYGLVQHMPLRFVYHEDGPATLAEEEVDRLYEWTRGDGRLNVNSATRAEVRATLNRAGHAQDYITVERLGLLEQSVICTEGTDPPGLLASVGEYLPAELRCVVP, encoded by the coding sequence ATGGTCGTACTCGCAACGAAACTTTACGTCGACGGTGATGCACAGGACCGAGCGCTCGATTCGCTGCGCTCGCTCGTCGGAAACGAAATTACAGATCTCGATGTCGAATACGAGGTCGGCTTGCGCCACGATGACTTCCCTACCGTCACCATCGACGGGGACGACGCCGTCGTCGCGCGAAACGTCCTCCGCGAGGAGTTCGGCGAAATCGTCACCGACCTCGAGGACGGCGAAGTCTATACGGGCACGCTGATCTCGTGGGACGAAGACGGCTTCGTCCTTGATGCCGGACAGGCAATCGAACTGTCGACGGACGACCTCGGGCTTGGCCCCGGGACAGGCATCCAGATTCGCGACCGCTACGGACTGGTTCAGCATATGCCGCTGCGATTCGTCTATCACGAGGACGGGCCGGCGACGCTGGCTGAGGAGGAAGTCGACCGCCTCTACGAGTGGACACGCGGTGATGGCCGACTCAACGTCAACAGTGCAACGCGTGCGGAGGTTCGAGCGACACTGAATCGCGCGGGCCACGCACAGGACTACATCACCGTCGAGCGACTTGGCCTCTTAGAACAGAGCGTCATCTGTACCGAAGGCACCGATCCGCCGGGGCTGCTCGCAAGCGTCGGCGAGTACCTCCCTGCGGAACTGCGGTGTGTCGTCCCGTAA
- a CDS encoding chemotaxis protein CheW codes for MAPDLPDKLLGIDLDEAQSTRETDRSDDDDVDEEHIRVVRFLVGDHRLAVPVDDVRTTMDVPGDLTEVPRTPEAVEGLTDLRGEITAVIDPTVHFPTETAGSEREQLLVFDRSSEGQPAAIRVDEIQQVASIPERDVLDADEATKRDLSADALEHPLVQSLVVQEHRRSRRFGSAVVSPTAADESETEITATDDESGQTDDSVSRGEPTGPQTVIEVTPVIDTDQLLAAAGPTVHSR; via the coding sequence ATGGCTCCGGACCTCCCCGACAAACTACTCGGTATCGACCTCGACGAGGCTCAATCGACGCGCGAGACAGATCGTTCCGACGACGATGACGTTGACGAGGAACATATTCGCGTCGTCCGGTTTCTGGTCGGAGACCACCGTCTCGCGGTGCCGGTCGACGACGTGCGGACGACGATGGACGTTCCCGGCGACCTCACTGAAGTCCCACGAACGCCCGAGGCTGTCGAGGGCCTCACTGACCTTCGCGGCGAGATCACAGCCGTTATCGATCCAACTGTTCACTTTCCAACGGAAACTGCCGGCTCCGAGCGCGAGCAACTGCTCGTCTTCGACCGCTCGAGTGAGGGCCAACCAGCAGCAATTCGCGTCGACGAGATTCAACAGGTCGCGTCGATCCCAGAACGCGACGTACTCGACGCCGACGAGGCAACCAAACGCGACCTCTCTGCCGACGCCCTCGAGCATCCACTCGTTCAGTCGCTCGTCGTACAGGAACACCGCCGGTCGCGTCGATTTGGGTCGGCAGTTGTCTCGCCGACAGCAGCAGACGAGTCAGAGACGGAGATCACAGCGACAGACGACGAGAGCGGTCAAACGGATGATTCGGTGTCGCGAGGGGAACCTACAGGGCCACAGACGGTTATCGAAGTTACGCCGGTGATTGATACGGATCAGTTGCTTGCGGCGGCCGGGCCCACAGTCCACAGTCGATAA
- a CDS encoding universal stress protein has protein sequence MYDTILVPTDGSDVAENAVDHAVDLARQYDADIHALYVVDLDAMDVAVGTEQIDRFKQGNLSDLPELEQRATDATGSVAQQVSESGIDVTEAIIAGNPHTQIANYADDHDVDLIVMGSAGRGGVRRVLLGSVAERTLRSTQKPVLVVDIDRE, from the coding sequence ATGTACGACACCATTCTCGTCCCCACCGACGGCAGCGACGTTGCAGAGAACGCAGTCGACCACGCAGTCGACCTCGCGAGACAGTACGATGCCGACATCCACGCGCTGTACGTCGTCGACCTGGATGCAATGGACGTCGCCGTCGGCACCGAACAGATCGACCGCTTTAAACAAGGCAATCTAAGCGACCTGCCCGAACTCGAGCAGCGAGCCACGGACGCGACTGGCAGCGTCGCCCAGCAGGTCAGCGAGAGCGGCATCGACGTCACGGAGGCGATCATCGCTGGCAACCCGCACACGCAAATCGCCAACTATGCTGACGACCATGACGTCGACCTGATCGTCATGGGATCGGCAGGCCGTGGCGGCGTCCGCCGGGTGCTGCTCGGGAGCGTTGCTGAACGAACGCTGCGCTCGACGCAGAAGCCAGTACTGGTCGTTGACATCGACCGAGAGTAA
- a CDS encoding DUF4212 domain-containing protein gives MADNTTHDSTDAAETDGGVTTEAYLDKEINIFKPATPFMRDHLRVIWLSFAAWAIVVFGPTTALLIEAEFLDSSVMTGTTVLGGFPLHFFLAAIVTPLGALLLSVAYAMQRDRLDTKYGISHDDDDPDSSSTVAADGGEN, from the coding sequence ATGGCAGATAATACCACTCACGATTCGACAGACGCCGCGGAGACGGATGGTGGCGTCACGACGGAAGCGTACCTCGATAAGGAAATAAACATCTTCAAGCCCGCGACGCCGTTCATGCGGGACCATCTTCGGGTGATCTGGCTGTCGTTTGCCGCGTGGGCTATCGTCGTTTTCGGCCCGACGACCGCGCTACTGATCGAAGCCGAGTTCCTCGACTCGAGCGTGATGACCGGGACGACGGTGTTGGGCGGCTTCCCGCTGCACTTTTTCCTAGCGGCGATTGTCACGCCGCTTGGCGCGTTGTTGCTCTCGGTCGCATACGCCATGCAGCGTGACCGCCTCGACACCAAGTACGGCATCTCACACGACGACGATGACCCCGACTCGAGTAGCACCGTTGCTGCTGACGGAGGTGAGAACTGA
- a CDS encoding tRNA (cytidine(56)-2'-O)-methyltransferase, producing the protein MHTESTVAVLRLGHRPGRDERMTTHVGLTARALGADRVWIPDNAGQSLETVSDITDRFGGPFEAELTDSPKGIIRNWDGRVVHLTMYGERVQDVEADIRDAHADGEDLLVVVGSEKVSFDVYEEADWNVGVTNQPHSEVAGLAVFLDRLFEGRELEREWENADRQVIPMETGKRVEPADDEGQ; encoded by the coding sequence ATGCACACCGAATCGACGGTCGCCGTCCTTCGACTCGGCCACCGGCCCGGCCGGGACGAGCGGATGACGACCCACGTCGGACTTACAGCGCGGGCACTCGGCGCTGACCGGGTCTGGATCCCGGACAACGCGGGCCAATCGCTCGAGACGGTCAGCGATATCACGGACCGCTTTGGGGGTCCCTTCGAGGCGGAGTTGACGGATTCGCCGAAGGGAATTATCCGAAACTGGGATGGGCGGGTCGTTCACCTCACGATGTACGGCGAGCGCGTGCAGGACGTTGAAGCCGATATCCGCGACGCACACGCAGACGGCGAGGACCTACTCGTCGTCGTCGGCTCCGAGAAAGTCTCCTTCGACGTCTACGAGGAGGCCGACTGGAACGTCGGCGTCACTAACCAACCTCACTCCGAAGTGGCCGGCCTCGCCGTCTTTCTCGACCGACTATTCGAGGGACGCGAACTCGAGCGCGAGTGGGAGAATGCGGATCGGCAGGTAATCCCGATGGAGACAGGCAAACGAGTTGAGCCAGCCGACGACGAGGGACAGTAG
- a CDS encoding transcription factor — MAFEDLLEDPVVQKYLHELVGPKGMPVAAAPPDGEVTDEELAEDLDLELNDVRRALFILYENDLATYRRLRDEDSGWLTYLWTFQYQNIPENLEEEMHRLHDALDDRQEYERTHEFYLCEICSIRFEFGEAMDFGFECPECGSPLESMDNDRLVTAMEDRLAALEDELNLDTNADA; from the coding sequence ATGGCTTTTGAGGACCTGCTCGAGGATCCGGTCGTTCAAAAGTATCTTCACGAGCTTGTCGGTCCCAAGGGGATGCCGGTTGCAGCGGCACCACCTGACGGGGAAGTGACCGACGAGGAGCTTGCAGAAGACCTGGATCTCGAGCTAAACGATGTACGACGGGCGCTGTTTATCCTGTACGAGAACGATCTCGCAACCTACCGACGGCTGCGAGATGAAGACTCGGGGTGGCTCACCTACCTCTGGACGTTCCAGTACCAGAACATCCCGGAGAATCTCGAGGAGGAGATGCACCGTCTCCATGACGCCCTCGACGATCGACAGGAGTACGAACGCACCCACGAGTTCTACCTCTGTGAAATCTGTTCCATCCGATTCGAGTTCGGCGAAGCCATGGACTTTGGCTTTGAATGCCCCGAATGTGGCTCGCCACTCGAGTCGATGGATAACGACCGCCTCGTCACCGCGATGGAAGACCGCCTCGCGGCGCTCGAGGACGAACTTAATCTCGATACGAACGCGGACGCCTAA
- a CDS encoding chemotaxis protein CheW: MPPASNTDPPPDEQFSVLTFELADDRYCVRTDAVATVRAVSETTQLENADDPWNAGSVSVGDARVRIVDLPRVFAGVTKTTARIDDPMLLVLSEPDDSGTYYGWLVDGVDVTRTVQASSLEPTQAPTQYIAGRFEFDDGGAILLDETAIHG, from the coding sequence ATGCCCCCTGCTTCTAATACTGATCCACCTCCCGACGAGCAGTTTTCTGTCCTTACATTCGAGCTTGCGGATGACCGCTATTGCGTCCGCACTGACGCCGTTGCGACCGTTCGCGCCGTCTCAGAGACAACCCAACTCGAGAATGCTGATGATCCGTGGAACGCTGGTTCGGTCTCGGTTGGCGACGCTCGCGTTCGCATTGTCGACCTACCACGGGTGTTTGCCGGTGTGACAAAAACTACCGCTCGAATCGACGATCCAATGTTGCTCGTGCTGAGCGAACCTGATGATAGTGGTACGTACTACGGCTGGCTGGTCGACGGCGTCGATGTCACGAGAACGGTCCAGGCCTCGTCACTCGAGCCGACACAGGCACCAACCCAGTACATCGCTGGCCGGTTCGAATTCGATGACGGTGGCGCAATTTTACTCGACGAAACAGCAATTCACGGCTAA
- a CDS encoding cupin domain-containing protein has protein sequence MDKRNEHDLEWQRYDPEADDETEFRRKELSNAVDAADIGCSLYELPPGARSWPYHYHTANEEALYVLSGDGLLIAADGEQPLETGDYVTFPASERGGHRIVNDSDDPLRYLLLSTMNEPDITVYPENETFGVYVGSPPGGRDERSLEGTYRLEDDVDYWDG, from the coding sequence ATGGACAAACGCAACGAGCACGACCTCGAGTGGCAGCGATACGATCCCGAGGCCGACGATGAAACGGAGTTTCGCCGGAAAGAACTCTCGAACGCTGTTGACGCAGCCGACATCGGTTGCAGCCTCTACGAACTGCCGCCGGGAGCGCGGTCGTGGCCCTATCACTATCACACGGCGAACGAGGAAGCGCTGTACGTCCTCTCCGGCGACGGGTTGTTGATCGCAGCGGACGGAGAGCAGCCGCTCGAGACTGGAGACTACGTCACGTTCCCCGCAAGTGAACGTGGTGGCCATCGGATCGTCAACGATAGCGACGACCCGCTGCGATATCTCCTGCTCTCGACGATGAATGAACCGGATATCACTGTGTACCCCGAGAACGAGACGTTCGGGGTCTACGTCGGCTCGCCACCGGGCGGGCGTGATGAGCGCTCGCTTGAGGGCACCTATCGTCTCGAGGACGACGTCGACTACTGGGACGGCTGA